From one Planktothrix sp. FACHB-1365 genomic stretch:
- a CDS encoding sterol desaturase family protein, with protein sequence MQIILNLCFEIEFYLKIAISCTIVQQVFYFLLNNVELNFLTEVLLYWFVGSISFYLLGILIEKGIKSNDILRDKLTARVKPVKKQAFPSFTLKGIITGEIKAFISALIILYLAPEVHRGNSLLLNLGWFLMRIVAADFCFYVAHWLLHKKFLLKIHLKHHEFRDSSSFVAGHKSLIEYIIVTITDVLPIFIFGYDITQICAWTVIGNAYNLEGHSSLSIFFIPSDFHDLHHSDFKGNYGIHGFWDRVFNTLNPPTKKPGIMFPVSLLEKRIIKSSISVADAPSD encoded by the coding sequence ATGCAAATAATTTTAAATTTATGTTTTGAGATTGAATTTTATCTCAAGATTGCTATTAGTTGCACAATAGTTCAGCAGGTATTCTATTTTCTGTTAAACAATGTCGAACTCAACTTTTTAACAGAGGTGCTGTTGTACTGGTTCGTTGGTTCAATATCATTTTATTTACTTGGTATTCTCATTGAGAAAGGAATCAAAAGCAACGATATTTTGCGGGATAAACTGACTGCAAGGGTTAAGCCAGTAAAAAAGCAAGCATTTCCTTCATTTACCCTAAAAGGAATCATTACAGGGGAAATTAAAGCTTTTATATCCGCGTTAATAATTCTATATCTAGCTCCCGAAGTTCATAGAGGAAATAGCTTACTCCTCAATCTGGGATGGTTTTTGATGAGAATAGTTGCTGCTGATTTCTGTTTTTACGTCGCCCATTGGCTCTTGCATAAAAAATTCTTGCTGAAAATCCATCTTAAACATCATGAGTTTCGTGATTCATCAAGTTTTGTCGCTGGACATAAGAGCCTTATTGAATATATTATTGTCACCATCACAGACGTTTTGCCTATCTTTATATTTGGATATGACATCACTCAAATCTGTGCCTGGACTGTTATAGGCAATGCTTACAATTTAGAAGGTCATAGTTCTTTGTCAATATTTTTCATTCCCTCAGATTTTCACGATCTTCATCACAGTGATTTTAAGGGAAACTATGGGATTCACGGATTTTGGGACAGGGTATTTAACACACTGAATCCTCCTACAAAGAAGCCAGGAATTATGTTCCCTGTGAGTCTTCTTGAGAAGAGAATCATCAAGTCTTCTATTAGTGTGGCTGACGCACCCTCTGATTAA
- a CDS encoding class I SAM-dependent methyltransferase: protein MESTNIYEQEKGLAILEYQNYPEAIQEYMALEEAFLLKHLQGAKSLLEIGCGDGRYLKMLAPVVGEILGIDYAEYLVNVSRNRTKNLHNVDVILMNAKDLPSLLSKTYQFATLAWNTIGNMSPEIHPDVFRGLSQWVEEKIFISTYQCSDAVMQERLKLYENCGYKVNSINGNKVIMEDGQHTAYAYPLNYFQELLESNHFSMETYALGFCGVMIVGTNQNFR, encoded by the coding sequence ATGGAAAGTACAAATATTTACGAACAGGAAAAAGGTCTGGCAATTCTTGAATATCAGAATTATCCTGAAGCGATTCAAGAATATATGGCACTGGAGGAAGCTTTTCTATTAAAGCATTTGCAAGGAGCTAAAAGTCTGCTAGAAATAGGCTGTGGAGATGGTCGGTATCTGAAGATGCTTGCCCCAGTTGTGGGAGAAATACTCGGCATTGACTATGCTGAATATCTGGTCAATGTTTCCAGAAACAGAACCAAGAATTTGCATAATGTTGATGTGATTCTTATGAATGCCAAGGATTTACCATCTCTTCTGTCTAAGACCTATCAATTTGCCACTTTAGCTTGGAATACCATTGGTAATATGTCCCCAGAAATTCATCCAGATGTGTTTAGGGGGCTGAGTCAATGGGTTGAAGAAAAAATTTTTATTTCCACCTATCAATGCAGTGATGCCGTCATGCAGGAAAGATTGAAACTGTACGAAAATTGTGGCTACAAAGTAAATAGTATTAATGGAAATAAGGTGATTATGGAAGATGGACAACATACTGCTTATGCTTATCCCCTCAACTATTTTCAAGAGTTACTGGAGTCTAATCATTTCTCAATGGAAACTTACGCTCTAGGTTTTTGTGGGGTAATGATTGTAGGAACTAACCAGAATTTTAGGTAA
- the serC gene encoding 3-phosphoserine/phosphohydroxythreonine transaminase: MIFPPETQVQKNFFDRRAINFYAGPGAIPLPVLERVHAELFNFNGTGMSVMELSHRSDEIQFIIDDSAERIKKLMGLDDQFEIIFLQGGGSLQFLMVPMNFSQPGDQIDYIDTGYWTGKAIRSAQSLGRDLKIIASSSDYNHTSVPNLNQIHTRPGAKFLHLCSNNTVVGTQFHSFPEIPIPVIADMSSDFMSKQIDVSNLSVIYAHAQKNVGLAGTTIVLIRKEMLTKICEGLPEFFDYRTHIKSKSNYHTPPCFSIYITWQILRWIEEDIGGLEKLGKINQKKASLLYDFIDSTSLFHCPVEPSSRSQMNVVFTIPNESLEKQFIYETSQAGIIGVAGHRTRGGCRVSLYNGVTLEAVETLILFMKKFAKQHSNSVTQVII; the protein is encoded by the coding sequence ATGATATTTCCCCCAGAAACTCAAGTACAAAAAAACTTTTTTGATCGTCGGGCGATCAACTTTTATGCTGGCCCTGGTGCTATCCCTTTACCCGTTTTGGAAAGAGTTCATGCAGAACTGTTTAACTTCAATGGTACGGGGATGAGTGTGATGGAATTAAGCCATCGCAGTGATGAGATTCAATTTATCATTGATGATAGTGCTGAACGCATTAAGAAGTTGATGGGTTTAGATGATCAATTTGAGATTATCTTCCTCCAAGGTGGAGGATCATTGCAATTTCTCATGGTTCCCATGAATTTCTCTCAACCAGGTGATCAAATTGATTATATCGATACGGGATATTGGACAGGAAAAGCGATTCGCTCTGCACAAAGTTTAGGGAGAGACTTAAAAATTATCGCTTCATCATCTGATTATAACCACACCTCTGTTCCCAACTTAAATCAGATTCATACCCGTCCGGGCGCTAAGTTTCTTCACCTTTGTAGCAATAACACCGTTGTTGGTACTCAATTTCATAGCTTTCCAGAAATTCCGATTCCGGTGATTGCTGACATGAGTTCCGATTTTATGAGTAAGCAGATTGATGTTAGCAACTTGAGTGTTATTTACGCCCATGCTCAAAAAAATGTTGGACTCGCCGGGACTACTATTGTCTTAATTCGCAAAGAAATGTTGACCAAAATTTGCGAGGGCCTACCTGAATTTTTCGACTACCGCACCCATATTAAAAGCAAGTCTAATTATCATACTCCGCCCTGCTTTTCAATTTATATCACTTGGCAGATTTTACGATGGATTGAAGAAGATATCGGGGGACTGGAAAAGCTAGGAAAAATTAACCAGAAGAAGGCTTCATTACTTTATGATTTTATTGATTCAACGTCTTTATTTCATTGTCCTGTAGAGCCATCTTCCCGTTCTCAAATGAATGTGGTTTTTACAATTCCAAATGAAAGCCTAGAAAAACAGTTTATTTACGAAACTTCTCAAGCGGGAATCATTGGAGTAGCCGGACATCGCACTAGAGGAGGATGTCGGGTTAGTCTTTATAACGGTGTCACCCTAGAAGCAGTAGAAACGCTGATATTATTTATGAAAAAATTTGCCAAGCAGCACTCGAACTCAGTAACTCAAGTTATTATTTAG
- a CDS encoding class I SAM-dependent methyltransferase, producing MKLKKFTEAETEAFYDSEDSLYRSFWDEEGSLHWGYFDNLEDSQPEEFIKACQRWNHYMLEQSKIDASSKVLDIGCGNGNTAIWLAQQTGCEVVGIDLSGVRVNNAQEKAKNYPHLHISFEKASATNLPYDDNSFTHVWSQATIYHIPQREKALQEIQRVLQEGGIFLFDDLITPTPEISPSGWQYVYERLLFEPTFSFESYADFLSQLGLLVREKVDLSNHLKKSYELLSQLAFEKYPDLSIAYQKMCEAIDKRELGWGFYLCTKVSDRLTWIYETNDKETLRNKYNAWARIYDQELDESYRVSPINSAQTLAQFLPQKDAIILDAGAGTGMVGEALAELGYTQIVGVDLSEEMLEIARKKQVYRDLYLGNLEEKSLKTFDKESFDAIISVGVFTFGHVHPQALKNLSSLLKSGGYFLLTVREDYYNTNESLKQVLEELSWRLIERKEFNAFEVEPMYAFLWQKPNS from the coding sequence ATGAAATTAAAAAAATTCACCGAAGCAGAAACCGAAGCATTTTACGATAGTGAAGATAGTCTATATCGAAGTTTCTGGGATGAAGAAGGCAGTCTCCATTGGGGGTATTTTGACAACTTAGAAGACTCTCAGCCTGAAGAGTTTATTAAGGCTTGTCAACGATGGAATCACTATATGCTCGAACAAAGCAAAATTGATGCCTCTTCCAAGGTGTTAGATATTGGTTGTGGCAATGGTAACACCGCGATTTGGCTGGCGCAACAAACGGGTTGTGAAGTTGTTGGCATCGATCTAAGCGGTGTGCGAGTTAATAATGCTCAAGAAAAAGCTAAAAATTATCCTCACCTGCATATTTCCTTCGAGAAAGCATCTGCAACTAACTTACCTTATGACGATAATTCCTTTACCCATGTTTGGAGTCAAGCCACAATTTATCACATTCCGCAAAGGGAGAAAGCATTACAAGAAATTCAGCGAGTTCTTCAAGAAGGGGGAATATTTCTCTTTGATGATTTGATAACGCCTACCCCAGAAATTAGCCCTTCGGGTTGGCAATATGTTTACGAAAGATTACTTTTTGAACCTACTTTTAGCTTTGAGAGTTATGCAGATTTCCTCAGTCAGTTAGGCTTATTGGTTAGGGAAAAAGTAGACTTGAGCAACCACCTCAAAAAAAGCTATGAATTGCTCTCTCAACTGGCTTTTGAAAAATATCCAGATTTAAGCATAGCATATCAAAAAATGTGCGAGGCTATTGATAAAAGGGAGTTAGGATGGGGATTTTATCTTTGTACGAAAGTTAGCGATCGCTTAACTTGGATTTACGAAACAAATGATAAAGAAACCTTACGGAATAAGTACAATGCTTGGGCGAGAATCTATGATCAAGAATTAGATGAATCCTATCGGGTTTCTCCGATTAATTCAGCCCAAACTTTAGCCCAATTCTTGCCCCAAAAAGATGCAATCATCCTCGATGCTGGTGCAGGTACAGGAATGGTGGGAGAAGCGCTTGCCGAACTTGGATATACCCAAATTGTAGGAGTCGATCTTTCCGAGGAAATGCTAGAAATTGCTCGAAAAAAACAAGTTTATCGGGATTTGTACCTGGGAAACTTAGAAGAAAAATCCCTAAAAACATTTGACAAGGAATCATTTGATGCCATTATTTCTGTAGGCGTTTTCACCTTTGGTCATGTTCATCCCCAAGCTTTAAAAAATTTATCTTCTTTGTTAAAGTCTGGAGGCTATTTTCTCCTAACGGTGCGAGAAGACTACTACAATACTAATGAATCTTTAAAACAGGTGCTAGAAGAGTTGTCATGGCGTTTAATTGAGCGGAAGGAATTTAATGCCTTTGAAGTAGAACCTATGTATGCTTTTCTGTGGCAAAAACCTAACTCTTGA
- the panD gene encoding aspartate 1-decarboxylase, protein MATIKLMHAKLHRVRVTEANRHYVGSVTIDQDLLKQVGILPLEEVEIVNIDNGNRWSTYVLPGESGSGQICPNGGGALLCQAGDTLIIWANEHRERSEVLLYGHEARVLIADENNCPQEVFCQTLIPKGETLEYNGYQTINGKESLKDKLEVLLKS, encoded by the coding sequence ATGGCTACAATTAAACTGATGCACGCCAAACTTCATCGAGTTCGGGTAACAGAGGCTAACCGTCATTATGTGGGTAGTGTCACCATTGATCAAGACTTACTGAAACAAGTCGGTATTTTGCCTTTAGAAGAAGTGGAAATTGTTAATATTGACAATGGAAATCGCTGGTCAACTTATGTTTTACCAGGAGAATCTGGATCGGGTCAAATTTGTCCCAATGGTGGCGGGGCACTATTGTGTCAAGCTGGAGATACTTTGATAATTTGGGCAAATGAACATCGGGAACGTTCTGAAGTTTTGCTGTATGGACATGAAGCGCGGGTACTAATCGCGGATGAAAATAATTGCCCTCAAGAAGTATTCTGTCAAACCCTAATTCCCAAGGGAGAAACCCTGGAATACAACGGTTATCAAACCATAAACGGGAAAGAATCCCTAAAAGATAAATTAGAGGTGCTGTTAAAGTCCTAA
- a CDS encoding TauD/TfdA family dioxygenase → MFNPNYLTVEDKRFHYIWLRDNCLCPQCRHPTSFQKIHNISDRTTPPKPLSVELGEEELTIDWDENPSHQSIFPLSWLMIHAYDQPHRRSEKGKEEKFLWDKSRIEAYSPQYHDFPNCDRTSWVKELFQLGFTVLENMKLEELAPFLADNIGPIYHTEYGAFAPVKFKPGANDLGETGYPLSPHTDYPNRYNPPLIVCFYMVENTVLGGESILVDGFRIAQDFRKDHPEYFQILAQTPIQFQQFYIEFQYYYQRTQTILKLDYQGEVEEINFGHSHAYNWNLSFDKMEPFYTAYSAFFRYIENPDYQYCIRLQPGNCLLMQNARILHGRKAFSANSGSRHLEVAYLAWDYFTGRHNFEQFKHF, encoded by the coding sequence ATGTTCAACCCTAATTATCTCACAGTTGAAGACAAACGCTTTCATTACATTTGGTTACGCGATAATTGCCTTTGTCCCCAGTGTCGCCATCCCACTTCTTTCCAGAAAATTCATAATATTAGCGATCGCACCACTCCTCCCAAACCTTTATCCGTAGAATTAGGGGAAGAAGAATTAACGATCGACTGGGATGAAAACCCATCCCATCAGAGTATTTTTCCCCTTTCTTGGTTGATGATTCATGCTTACGATCAACCCCATCGTCGGAGTGAAAAGGGGAAAGAAGAAAAATTTCTCTGGGACAAAAGCCGGATCGAAGCTTACTCACCCCAGTATCATGATTTTCCCAATTGCGATCGTACCTCCTGGGTTAAGGAACTTTTCCAGCTAGGATTTACTGTCCTAGAAAACATGAAATTAGAGGAATTAGCGCCTTTTCTCGCCGACAACATCGGGCCAATCTATCACACCGAATACGGAGCTTTTGCTCCGGTAAAATTCAAACCAGGAGCGAATGATTTAGGAGAAACGGGTTATCCCCTATCACCCCACACCGATTACCCGAATCGGTATAATCCCCCCTTGATAGTCTGTTTTTACATGGTAGAAAATACGGTACTGGGTGGGGAAAGCATTCTAGTAGATGGGTTTCGCATCGCCCAAGACTTTCGTAAAGATCATCCAGAATACTTTCAAATTTTAGCCCAAACCCCGATCCAGTTTCAACAGTTTTACATAGAGTTTCAATATTATTACCAGCGCACACAAACCATCTTAAAACTTGATTACCAAGGAGAAGTAGAGGAGATTAACTTTGGTCACTCCCATGCCTATAATTGGAATTTATCTTTTGATAAAATGGAACCCTTTTATACAGCTTACTCGGCATTTTTTCGTTATATCGAAAATCCCGATTACCAATACTGTATCCGCCTCCAACCTGGCAATTGTTTGTTAATGCAAAACGCGAGAATTCTTCACGGACGTAAAGCTTTCAGTGCTAACTCCGGTAGCCGACATCTTGAGGTCGCTTATTTGGCTTGGGACTACTTTACGGGACGGCATAATTTTGAGCAGTTTAAGCACTTTTAA
- a CDS encoding mechanosensitive ion channel family protein, which yields MEQILNTLKNINIDVSGVPVGKIILVILILTITQVFRRFLIEAIIKRIEYLTRKTESTLDDELIAIIKPALSWLILIGGFWLVKEILATNIGPQLSEAITKVLNLIVFFIIAYVIYRSASIFGQLIANVLLRTETELDELLRPLMPKIFQSAAIIVIAIKVSEIFLGQSAAALVGLLGGAGITLGLLLKDIVYDWFCTVIIYSDGLYREGDWVSVSGLQGFVQIMSIGFRTTTLHVYQWGSIVKMPNSKMITGIVENWSQNPGNELKWGISLTLKIDSISAKQTARICDAIREMPGFIDGLSKEMIVRFSKIENNARVINIVAFVNDDNLYFDAEKNLNLAILELLEQEGIDFLYVDLRTDPEHYKQSQKAANN from the coding sequence ATGGAACAAATTTTAAACACCCTAAAAAACATCAATATCGATGTTTCAGGTGTCCCAGTCGGCAAAATTATTCTAGTGATTCTGATCCTGACAATAACACAGGTATTCAGACGATTTTTGATCGAAGCAATTATTAAACGCATTGAGTATTTAACCCGAAAAACCGAGAGTACACTAGATGATGAGTTAATTGCGATTATCAAACCCGCCTTAAGTTGGCTGATTCTGATTGGTGGATTTTGGCTCGTCAAGGAGATTTTGGCGACCAATATTGGGCCACAATTGAGCGAAGCAATTACTAAAGTTCTCAACTTAATTGTTTTTTTCATCATTGCTTATGTAATTTATCGCAGTGCTTCAATCTTCGGGCAGCTAATTGCTAACGTCTTGCTGCGTACCGAAACTGAACTCGATGAGTTACTCAGACCCTTGATGCCAAAGATTTTTCAATCGGCAGCCATTATCGTCATCGCAATTAAAGTCAGTGAAATATTTTTAGGACAATCCGCAGCAGCACTGGTGGGTCTATTAGGGGGTGCTGGGATTACTTTAGGTTTGCTGTTGAAAGATATTGTTTATGACTGGTTTTGTACCGTTATTATCTATTCTGATGGTCTCTATCGAGAAGGCGATTGGGTTTCAGTCTCAGGATTACAGGGTTTTGTACAAATCATGAGTATAGGATTTAGAACTACAACCCTCCATGTTTATCAGTGGGGTTCAATTGTGAAAATGCCTAACTCTAAAATGATTACCGGAATCGTAGAAAATTGGTCACAAAATCCAGGTAATGAATTAAAATGGGGCATTAGTTTAACGCTCAAAATTGATAGTATTTCAGCCAAGCAAACTGCTCGAATCTGTGATGCAATTCGAGAAATGCCCGGATTTATTGACGGCTTGTCTAAAGAGATGATTGTTCGGTTTAGCAAGATTGAAAATAATGCCCGTGTGATTAACATCGTTGCTTTTGTTAATGATGACAATCTCTACTTTGATGCGGAGAAAAATTTGAACCTAGCCATATTAGAACTCCTAGAACAAGAGGGAATCGATTTCTTATATGTCGATCTCCGAACCGACCCAGAACACTATAAACAAAGTCAGAAAGCAGCCAACAATTAA
- the egtD gene encoding L-histidine N(alpha)-methyltransferase, with the protein MLTTCLQNIAQSNQHLNREGEDVIQGLTNEFKYLPPKYFYDDHGSNLFEQICELPEYYPTRTEAWILSQYADEIAQITGGCELVELGSGSSTKTLFLLDAYQKIANRSQYIPIDVSGGILNSTVVKLQQQYPTFSIQGLIGTYEQALVKLESTPVSSRMIFFLGSSMGNFNPRDCDIFLSQIAKTLQPGDYFLLGIDLQKPKDILEPAYNDSQGVTAAFNLNMLSHLNWRFQGNFDLNLFTHQAIYNQEDHQIEMYLNCQKSHWVSLDRLDLKVFLAKGESILTEISRKFDLASLQKQLEYKHLKTVKIWTDPKQWFGLILCQAGNDFVEKIEQ; encoded by the coding sequence ATGTTAACAACTTGTTTGCAAAATATTGCTCAATCAAATCAACATCTAAATCGGGAGGGTGAAGATGTTATTCAAGGATTAACTAACGAATTTAAGTATTTACCGCCCAAATATTTTTACGACGATCACGGATCAAACTTATTTGAACAAATTTGCGAGTTACCCGAATATTACCCCACTCGAACAGAAGCCTGGATTTTGAGCCAATATGCCGATGAAATTGCTCAAATTACAGGGGGTTGTGAACTGGTAGAATTAGGGAGTGGCAGTTCTACAAAAACACTATTTCTGTTAGATGCTTATCAAAAAATTGCCAATCGATCTCAATATATTCCCATTGATGTAAGCGGTGGCATACTTAACTCTACCGTTGTCAAACTACAACAACAATATCCGACTTTCTCAATTCAAGGATTAATCGGAACCTACGAACAAGCGTTAGTTAAGCTAGAATCAACCCCAGTATCATCACGGATGATTTTTTTCTTAGGGAGTTCTATGGGGAATTTTAATCCCAGAGACTGTGATATTTTCTTAAGTCAAATTGCCAAAACATTACAACCCGGTGATTACTTTCTATTGGGAATTGATTTACAAAAACCCAAAGACATCTTAGAGCCAGCTTATAACGATAGTCAGGGTGTTACCGCAGCTTTTAATCTTAATATGCTTTCCCATTTGAATTGGCGTTTTCAAGGCAATTTTGACCTAAATTTATTCACCCATCAAGCGATTTACAATCAAGAAGATCATCAAATCGAGATGTATCTGAATTGCCAAAAGAGTCATTGGGTATCCCTAGACCGTTTAGATTTAAAAGTTTTCTTGGCTAAGGGAGAATCTATTCTGACTGAAATTTCTCGCAAATTTGATTTAGCATCTCTGCAAAAACAACTGGAGTACAAGCACCTCAAAACCGTAAAAATTTGGACAGATCCAAAACAATGGTTTGGGTTAATCCTTTGTCAAGCTGGAAACGATTTTGTTGAGAAAATTGAACAATAA
- the ovoA gene encoding 5-histidylcysteine sulfoxide synthase: MNTLVSNCPPKLDCCDRQTLLNYFQEAWQLEDLLLKSLVGEDTFYLNPDPLRNPLIFYLGHSAAFYINKLMRVGLLEESLNQDYEILFGVGVDPETPTELNQAIAHLEWPDLTSAWQYREQVLEILSEFIEKTPITLPILPDYPLWALIMGIEHQRIHIETSSMLFRQLPIERVKRPSDWKYAPSNGFTPENEMVKVAGGIAKLGKAFDDPTYGWDIDYGSRTVEVAPFLASKYLITNSEFLDFVKAGGYENQDYWDEKSWQWKTENNIQHPKFWRLENGSYKYRAQFDEMDLPLDWPAEVNYYEAMAYCRWKGEGTRLMNEAEYNVATYGNGLVGDVDHYNLNFKFGSPSPVGMLETAKSYSGLYDLRGNVWEWLSDHLNPLSGYEPHFLYEDNSAIFFDTQHQMMLGGYWITNGTEALKYYRNWFRPNFYQHAGFRIVQDINNREQGTGNREQAGKEFSI; encoded by the coding sequence ATGAACACCCTTGTATCTAATTGTCCTCCCAAACTAGATTGTTGCGATCGCCAAACCCTCCTCAATTATTTTCAGGAAGCTTGGCAACTCGAAGATCTACTTCTGAAAAGTTTAGTCGGAGAAGATACATTTTATCTGAATCCTGACCCTTTGAGAAATCCGCTTATTTTTTATCTCGGACATTCGGCGGCTTTCTATATTAATAAATTAATGCGCGTTGGATTATTAGAAGAAAGCCTGAATCAAGACTATGAAATTCTGTTTGGAGTTGGGGTTGATCCCGAAACACCCACCGAATTAAATCAAGCGATCGCTCATTTGGAATGGCCAGACCTTACCTCGGCTTGGCAATATCGAGAACAAGTTTTAGAAATACTATCAGAATTTATTGAAAAAACGCCGATTACTTTGCCAATTCTTCCCGATTATCCCCTGTGGGCGTTAATCATGGGAATAGAACATCAGCGCATTCACATTGAAACCTCTTCAATGTTATTTCGCCAGTTACCCATTGAAAGAGTTAAACGTCCTTCAGACTGGAAATATGCCCCTTCTAATGGTTTTACTCCTGAAAATGAAATGGTAAAAGTTGCAGGTGGAATTGCAAAACTGGGTAAAGCTTTTGATGATCCAACCTATGGTTGGGATATTGATTATGGGTCACGCACCGTTGAAGTTGCACCTTTTTTAGCGAGTAAATATCTAATTACTAATAGCGAATTTCTGGATTTTGTTAAGGCGGGTGGCTACGAAAATCAAGACTATTGGGATGAAAAATCTTGGCAATGGAAAACTGAAAATAATATCCAACATCCCAAATTTTGGCGATTAGAAAATGGGAGTTATAAATATCGCGCTCAGTTTGATGAAATGGATTTACCGTTAGATTGGCCAGCAGAAGTTAATTACTATGAAGCAATGGCTTATTGTCGTTGGAAAGGTGAAGGAACTCGGTTAATGAATGAAGCCGAGTACAATGTCGCCACTTACGGTAATGGTTTAGTAGGAGATGTAGACCATTACAATCTCAATTTTAAATTCGGTTCACCGAGTCCTGTTGGAATGTTAGAAACGGCAAAAAGTTACTCTGGACTCTATGATTTGCGGGGGAATGTTTGGGAATGGTTAAGTGATCATTTAAACCCCCTTTCAGGATATGAACCCCATTTCCTTTATGAAGACAATTCAGCCATCTTTTTTGATACCCAGCATCAAATGATGTTAGGAGGATATTGGATTACAAACGGCACAGAAGCGTTGAAATATTATCGCAATTGGTTTCGTCCCAATTTCTATCAACACGCTGGTTTTCGGATCGTTCAAGATATTAATAACAGGGAACAGGGAACAGGGAACAGGGAACAGGCAGGAAAAGAGTTCTCTATTTAG